One window from the genome of Gimesia aquarii encodes:
- a CDS encoding LOG family protein: MSRKYRKTRPEVSESDVLPTEHSSELYAHESIIATIKETADKLKQDQATRGDLKILDRALKELRYAFKVFTPYRKQRKVTVFGSARTLPDDPAYQQALQFGRRMAEEKWMTVTGAGPGIMEAAHVGAGTDMSMGVNIMLPFEQEPNYVIHKDEKLVNLNYFFTRKLLFVKEVHAIVCCAGGFGTLDEAFETLTLVQTGKRDPMPIVLLDTPGDTYWKDWEAFIKNNLLKQELISEEDLSLFYITDNLEDAVDEIIGFYSVYNSMRYVSGRLVLRLHVEPSNEFIEKLNDEFKDILASGIISKVDAHELEKDDSHLTDLPRISLIFNRKNLGRLRQMIDRINTELSPQLANEAE, from the coding sequence ATGTCGAGGAAGTATCGAAAAACACGACCTGAAGTCTCCGAATCAGACGTGTTGCCCACAGAGCATAGTTCGGAGCTCTATGCGCATGAGTCAATCATCGCCACCATCAAAGAGACGGCAGATAAATTAAAACAGGATCAGGCAACCCGTGGTGATCTCAAAATACTTGATCGTGCGCTGAAAGAGCTAAGATACGCGTTCAAGGTATTCACTCCTTATCGCAAGCAGCGTAAAGTGACAGTCTTTGGTTCTGCACGAACGCTACCTGACGATCCCGCTTACCAGCAGGCACTTCAATTCGGCCGCCGAATGGCTGAAGAAAAATGGATGACGGTCACCGGCGCAGGCCCTGGAATCATGGAAGCAGCCCATGTCGGTGCAGGCACAGATATGTCCATGGGTGTCAATATTATGCTCCCCTTCGAGCAGGAGCCCAACTATGTCATTCACAAAGACGAGAAGCTGGTTAACTTAAATTATTTCTTCACACGAAAACTATTGTTTGTGAAAGAAGTTCATGCAATCGTCTGTTGTGCCGGTGGGTTTGGAACACTGGATGAAGCATTCGAAACATTGACCTTAGTCCAAACCGGCAAACGCGACCCAATGCCAATTGTGCTGTTGGATACTCCCGGTGATACTTACTGGAAAGATTGGGAAGCATTTATCAAAAACAATCTCCTCAAGCAGGAACTGATTTCAGAAGAAGATTTATCCCTCTTTTATATTACTGATAACCTTGAAGATGCAGTCGATGAGATTATCGGTTTTTATAGTGTTTATAACAGTATGCGCTATGTGAGCGGTCGCTTAGTGCTACGTTTGCATGTTGAACCGAGCAATGAATTTATCGAAAAACTGAATGATGAATTCAAAGATATACTAGCCTCAGGTATCATCTCTAAAGTCGATGCACACGAGTTGGAAAAAGACGATTCTCACTTGACTGACTTGCCACGTATTTCCCTGATTTTCAATCGAAAGAATCTGGGAAGACTTCGGCAAATGATCGACCGCATCAACACAGAACTGTCGCCCCAACTTGCAAACGAAGCAGAGTAA